Proteins from a genomic interval of Gavia stellata isolate bGavSte3 chromosome 13, bGavSte3.hap2, whole genome shotgun sequence:
- the CEP152 gene encoding centrosomal protein of 152 kDa → MSLDFDSGALQTQHEDEDYDQEDYAREQELQQLLTDLPHDMLEDSGDQLSSCSDCSIHKTEEQSHEPGKHDGRWNDHPLISDPQNGYEQGQNLYPEQFLCDQQKDRVEKHGKNWNGLHNDEETKHLYDVKEEYCVQNGQEDPDDAYLGRDGFNAPSCYQQNNMYHLPENFRPYTNGNKPEFNNQQSKIIHFPDSPKEHLKQFVASDVVGGQSPESYKVTYKPYQNGIHQKIPVIQEGTRRNELFEDLQHEFLGNDENSSENMQILQLQVLNKARERQLEELNEKLEKSAQQIRYLNHQLSMVKDEKDGLAVSLHESQKLYQNGKEREVHLEGQIKALETQIQTLTANEEQVLKQSKVAEFAMESMQKQLLELQRSDALQRAREQHEAIISALKQKYEKQVLSLEQKLDSTKSALREQKELCKNLGEHVKQLEKMLEETKCEKTEIINRLTRSLEESQKQCANLLQTGSMQETNQLRFQLQQAQSAHMISNNMNKALQEELMELKEEIALYESAAKLGVFLNDAGGELHTNLGDSYVDLGIKKITGKKPRFCSAIQNRDMDKELSKDEIIVELKGELERLLSSNKMKRNQITQLQNDLKDCQKTSEEYKQLLKAEKASKESEPVTNLNNTLVASPLFSDNLKEEVLKLRKANETLLQEVENHTLTIEELKKNEEKLKSLNQDLCCQMRKMVQDFDQDKQEAIDRCERTYQQHHEDTKAHFEKDLMERYTAEKQQLIQSYEETISQLKANIEDLNREMTAVKECYIGVCGEKDTLEATLRQKFEQEQQLKEEKLKKQLLEEKEDSLKLLRTELEEKHSSSMIAAKKQWLEEKEQQVEEEVALAKIHWEKEEKENNEQVFAKTEREWLSRLEEMRRTVVECNDCSSQTDRVTVVDEASTKELEGIVEDQRLQIQKVLKENMASEEAVKEFEIELENRYHKNLASQVDAALTQARARWLQELTDLKEYKVNLKIEQEKWEKEHKETAAKQLALVLSAAEEKWKKEYENTEKSGPRMKELEEKVISLKKELELKKEEIPAAIKAELAKARAQWNKEKQEEILQIQEQNERDYRSFLDDHRNRIKEVLATAKQDLAKQKNDLSIQKEAEIKMLLDQKQREWEAQETKRLQDEINRYEEKTLIELEYLLSEIHEELVKCTHSKHSWKDKCFDTHVQLSHQCKDKLKACLQKAYRTTVYTILEKKEREWKEKYEKVLSNVNKEAYTCLQCGEGETGDMARPPVYNVGHQAEAQRGPRRQPPFQETGTDEGQKRTKRNLGSQEDFCCEHCCQELEKRETVCQDLKRELEIARKHLQLAVKEHEAKSEQIQENEKVLEALIAENSEMKTKLKDLGTPPRSQSKGGVSKPCTSCNSVKGLEEMRAQYIKAVSKIKCDMLCYIRESKERATEMIKAEVLRERQETARKMRKYYLTCLQQLLTDNGKHEGAEKKIMNAASKLATMAKGLETPLRHVPQSKSTRSALLLNSDLPPGAEYSKRDPMLQTRSNHMESKSCGESITEKANDKAVQKHVPHDLRQQFGAMQTETQHMLHETVTSNIQDGSNSKNLDGASRDALSEFYPNEDGRREKYGPTVNVDKGLLCAASNRAHQNPPSPAFQVTLEDMHAPSFTNGHNISGPSHHILKSKNERMVLKEDKCIQSCGKWKTKSKRTQEFDFQETPERDEGSCGEWSSMNGSLHLDCSDTPLLYPEQPASTNVQAQTAYCKEFRHIRSFSPADENFVTSWRDNSNGNGKILSAKSSTEVYSRGHLITNPEHTSFLNSDKSNSAVTQLNVSPDSKIGKCCKKCLEKNGVGSPVSSAR, encoded by the exons ATGTCCCTTGACTTTGATAGTGGAGCTCTACAAACTCAACATGAAGATGAAGACTATGACCAAGAGGATTATGCAAGAGAACAAGAg ttgcAACAACTATTGACAGACCTTCCCCATGATATGCTGGAGGACAGTGGAGACCAGCTCTCCAGCTGTTCGGACTGTAGCATTCATAAGACTGAGGAGCA ATCACATGAGCCTGGGAAGCATGATGGAAGGTGGAATGATCATCCATTGATAAGTGATCCTCAAAAT GGTTATGAACAAGGACAAAATCTGTACCCTGAACAATTCTTGTGTGACCAGCAAAAAGATCGTGTtgaaaaacatggaaagaatTGGAATGGCCTACATAACGATGAAGAGACGAAACATTTATATGATGTTAAAGAAGAATACTGTGTCCAGAACGGTCAAGAGGATCCTGATGATGCGTATCTTGGTAGAGATGGGTTTAATGCTCCAAGTTGTTACCAACAGAACAATATGTATCATCTTCCTGAAAACTTCAGGCCGTATACAAATGGCAATAAACCAGAATTTAACAATcagcaaagtaaaataatacattttccaGATTCTCCAAAGGAACATCTTAAG CAATTTGTTGCATCTGACGTTGTCGGTGGGCAATCGCCAGAATCTTACAAAGTGACTTATAAACCATACCAAAATGGCATTCATCAAAAAATTCCAGTAATCCAAGAAGGAACCAGAAGGAATGAATTGTTTGAAGATTTGCAACATGAATTCTTGGGCAATGATGAAA ATTCTTCAGAAAATATGCAGATTCTTCAACTTCAAGTTCTAAATAAAGCAAGAGAAAGACAACTGGAAGAACTTaatgaaaagctggaaaagagcGCACAGCAGATTAGGTATTTGAATCACCAGCTTTCAATGGTCAAAG ATGAAAAGGATGGTTTGGCTGTTAGTCTTCATGAGTCTCAAAAGCTCTATCAGAATGGAAAGGAACGGGAAGTGCATCTTGAAGGTCAAATAAAGGCCCTTGAAACTCAAATTCAAACTCTTACTGCTAATGAGGAGCAG GTATTGAAGCAATCCAAAGTGGCAGAGTTCGCCATGGAAAGCATGCAGAAGCAGCTATTAGAACTTCAGCGATCAGATGCCCTTCAGCGAGCCAGAGAACAACACGAGGCCATTATTTCAGCACTCAAGCAGAAGTATGAAAAACAAGTATTATCATTAGAGCAGAAACTTGATAGTACAAAATCTGCACTCCGAGAGCAg AAAGAGCTTTGCAAAAATCTAGGAGAACATGTTAAGCAGCTTGAAAAAATGCTGGAAGAAACCAAATGcgaaaaaactgaaataataaatcGACTGACAAGAAGCCTGGAAGAAAGCCAAAAGCAATGTGCAAATTTACTGCAAACCG GCTCGATGCAGGAGACGAATCAGTTACGGTTTCAATTGCAACAAGCTCAGTCTGCACACATGATAAGCAATAACATGAACAAGGCTTTGCAG GAAGAATTAATGGAACTGAAGGAAGAAATAGCTTTGTATGAATCTGCTGCCAAGCTTGGAGTATTTCTGAATGATGCAGGTGGAGAGCTGCATACAAACCTGGGTGATTCCTATGTAGAtttgggaattaaaaaaatcactgggaAGAAACCAAGGTTCTGCAG TGCAATACAGAACAGAGACATGGATAAAGAGCTCTCTAAAGATGAAATTATTGTAGAATTAAAAGGTGAGCTGGAACGTTTATTGAGCAGtaataaaatgaagagaaacCAGATTACTCAATTACAAAATGATCTTAAAGATTGCCAGAAGACATCAGAGGAATACAAGCAGTtgttgaaagcagaaaaagcatcaAAAGAGTCAGAG cctGTCACAAATCTGAACAATACTTTAGTGGCCAGTCCTTTGTTTTCTGATAATCTCAAGGAAGAAGTTCTGAAACTCAGAAAGGCTAATGAAACTTTGCTGCAAGAAGTTGAG AACCATACTTTGACTAttgaagaactgaagaaaaatgaggaaaagctgaaaagcttAAATCAAGATCTCTGTTGTCAGATGAGAAAGATGGTTCAGGATTTTGATCAGGATAAACAAGAAGCTATTGACAG GTGTGAAAGAACTTATCAGCAACATCATGAGGATACAAAAGCACATTTTGAGAAAGACCTGATGGAGAGGtacactgcagaaaaacagcagcttaTTCAAAGTTACGAAGAGACAATCTCGCAGTTAAA GGCTAACATAGAGGACCTGAACAGAGAGATGACTGCAGTGAAGGAATGTTACATTGGAGTCTGTGGGGAGAAGGACACCTTGGAAGCTACTTTAAGGCAAAAGTTTgagcaagagcagcagctgaaggaagagaag ctcAAGAAACAGCtactagaagaaaaagaagactcTCTTAAACTTCTGAGGACTGAGCTTGAAGAGAAACACAGCAGTTCTATGATAGCAGCAAAGAAGCAGtggctggaagaaaaagaacagcaggttGAAGAGGAAGTTGCATTAGCCAAAATTcactgggagaaggaagaaaaagag aataaCGAACAAGTCTTtgcaaaaacagaaagagaatggCTAAGTAGGCTGGAAGAAATGAGAAGAACTGTAGTTGAATGTAACGACTGCAGCAGCCAAACTGATCGAGTAACAGTTGTGGATGAAGCTTCAACTAAAGAGTTAGAAGGGATTGTTGAAGACCAGAGGCTGCAGATCCAGAAggttctgaaagaaaatatggcCTCTGAAGAGGCTGTAAAAGAATTTGAAATAGAACTGGAAAATAGATACCATAAAAATCTTGCCAGCCAG GTAGATGCAGCTTTAACCCAAGCTCGTGCCAGGTGGCTGCAAGAATTAACAGACCTCAAAGAATACAAAGTAAATCTAAAGatagaacaagaaaaatgggaaaaagaacACAAAGAGACTGCAGCAAAGCAG TTAGCCCTagttctctcagctgctgaagagaaatggaagaaagaataTGAGAATACAGAGAAATCTGGACCAAGAATGAAAGAACTTGAAGAAAAGGTAATTTCTCTCAAGAAGGAATTGGAgctaaagaaagaagaaatcccTGCAGCTATCAAAGCAGAACTAGCAAAAGCCCGTGCTCAGtggaacaaagaaaagcaagaagaaatccTGCAGATACAAGAACAAAATGAGAGAGACTACCGATCATTCTTAGATGATCatagaaacagaattaaagagGTACTTGCAACAGCAAAGCAGGATCTTGCAAAGCAGAAGAATGATCTCTCCATtcagaaagaggcagaaataaAGATGTTACTAGACCAAAAGCAGCGAGAATGGGAGGCTCAGGAAACAAAGAGACTGCAGGATGAAATTAATCGGTATGAGGAGAAGACTCTGATTGAGCTTGAGTACCTGTTGAGTGAAATCCATGAAGAACTAGTCAAGTGCACACATAGTAAGCATTCTTGGAAGGATAAGTGTTTTGACACTCATGTTCAATTAAGCCATCAATGCAAAGACAAACTGAAGGCTTGCTTACAAAAGGCCTACAGAACCACAGTTTACACAatcctggaaaagaaagagagagaatggaAAGAG aaatatgaaaaggTACTGAGTAATGTAAATAAAGAAGCATACACTTGCCTGCAGTGTGGTGAAGGAGAAACTGGGGACATGGCAAGACCTCCTGTCTACAATGTTGGACACCAAGCAGAAGCACAAAGGGGGCCAAGAAGACAGCCACCCTTCCAGGAAACTGGAACAGACGAAG GTCAGAAACGTACAAAAAGGAACCTTGGGTCTCAGGAAGATTTTTGCTGTGAACACTGCTGCCAGGAGCTTGAAAAAAGAGAGACTGTGTGCCAGGACTTGAAAAGAGAGCTAGAGATAGCCCGCAAACATCTTCAGCTTGCTGTGAAGGAACATGAAGCTAAGTCAGAGCAAATCCAAG aaaatgagaAGGTTCTAGAAGCTCTAATTGCAGAAAACTCTGAGATGAAGACTAAACTGAAAGACCTGGGAACACCAccaag GTCACAGTCAAAGGGAGGAGTCTCAAAACCTTGTACATCCTGTAACTctgtgaaagggctggaagaaaTGCGTGCTCAGTACATTAAAGCTGTGAGCAAGATTAAGT GTGATATGCTTTGTTATATCCGTGAAAGTAAGGAGCGAGCCACTGAAATGATTAAAGCAGAGGTTTTAAGAGAGCGCCAAGAAACAGCACGGAAAATGCGCAAATACTACTTGACATGCCTTCAACAACTTCTTACTGATAATGGGAAACATGAAGG agctgaaaagaaaataatgaatgctGCCAGTAAGCTTGCTACAATGGCTAAAGGACTTGAAACACCTCTTCGACACGTTCCCCAAAGCAAATCTACCCGCTCAG CTCTGCTGTTAAATTCTGATCTACCACCTGGAGCTGAGTACTCAAAAAGAGATCCCATGCTTCAGACTAGGTCAAACCATATGGAAAGCAAATCATGTGGTGAAAGCATTACAGAAAAAGCCAATGATAAGGCTGTTCAGAAACACGTGCCACATGACTTGAGACAGCAGTTTGGTGCAATGCAGACTGAAACTCAACATATGCTTCATGAAACAGTGACTTCAAATATTCAGGATGGGAGTAATTCTAAAAATCTGGATGGTGCTTCAAGAGATGCTCTGTCAGAGTTTTATCCAAATGAagatggaagaagagaaaaatatggcCCCACTGTAAATGTAGACAAAGGACTCTTATGTGCTGCTAGTAATAGAGCACATCAGAATCCTCCTTCACCTGCTTTTCAAGTAACACTAGAAGATATGCATGCACCTAGCTTTACAAATGGCCATAACATCTCTGGGCCAAGTCATCATATCCTTAAGAGCAAGAATGAAAGAATGGTCTTGAAAGAGGATAAATGTATCCAGTCAtgtggaaaatggaaaactaaatCTAAAAGAACTCAGGAATTTGATTTTCAAGAAACTCCAGAAAGGGATGAAGGAAGTTGCGGTGAATGGAGTTCCATGAATGGAAGTCTGCATCTGGATTGTAGTGATACGCCTCTCCTGTATCCTGAACAGCCAGCCAGTACTAATGTGCAAGCACAGACTGCATACTGTAAAGAGTTTCGTC